In Desulfovibrio legallii, a single genomic region encodes these proteins:
- the fliF gene encoding flagellar basal-body MS-ring/collar protein FliF yields the protein MPAFLTQLLASFKNFWTRLQTWQRFALLGGITALMAGALGLSVWLSRPDYRVLYSNLGPEDAGVVLKALQADKVPYKIADKGGTIMVPKEAVYDQRIKIAGEGGLVGQGIGFEIFDKIKVGQTDFVQKVNYTRALQGELARTISEFPSVESARVHLVIPRRSLFVEERQSPSASVVLKLKRPSAKPDQKEINAVVNMMLMAVEGLDKGHLSITDNGGKVLYQPEEDSLAGMSTTQMEYRNQMQRNLERRIEEMLQPIFGPGRVIAKVNAELDFSQKTIRRELFDPEKTVVRSEQRSEESQQGRANLEAGSPDVNFRGDGITGSVSDQNGSRETRTTNYEINKEEQQIVANVGDVRRLTVAVLLDGTYEKSNGAWTFVPRKPEEVERVRQLVSNAVGLDTGRGDSLEVSSAPFADSEPPKDPNFADMLADYAERLGKPLLKALLAFLFLMLIVRPVVLALIRPKVEAGEMVEGLEGLPAAEEQLALYEALEEKAKTDEEAPQEEDDDELIYKDIEALKAHIFTLSDNHMEQVVTLVRGWMKNDAAA from the coding sequence ATGCCGGCTTTTCTTACCCAACTCCTGGCCTCCTTCAAAAATTTCTGGACGCGCCTGCAGACATGGCAGCGTTTTGCCCTTTTGGGCGGCATAACGGCCCTCATGGCCGGGGCCCTGGGCCTTTCGGTCTGGCTGAGCCGGCCGGACTACCGCGTGCTCTATTCCAACCTGGGACCCGAAGACGCCGGCGTGGTGCTCAAGGCTCTGCAGGCCGACAAAGTTCCCTATAAAATTGCCGACAAAGGCGGCACCATCATGGTGCCCAAGGAAGCCGTGTACGACCAGCGCATCAAGATCGCCGGCGAAGGCGGCCTGGTGGGGCAAGGCATCGGCTTTGAGATTTTTGACAAGATCAAGGTGGGCCAGACGGACTTTGTGCAGAAGGTCAACTACACCCGCGCCCTGCAAGGGGAGCTGGCCCGCACCATCAGCGAATTTCCCAGTGTGGAAAGCGCGCGCGTGCACCTGGTCATCCCCCGGCGCAGCCTGTTTGTGGAAGAGCGGCAATCGCCCTCAGCCTCGGTGGTGCTCAAGCTCAAGCGCCCCAGCGCCAAGCCGGACCAGAAGGAAATCAACGCTGTCGTCAACATGATGCTTATGGCCGTGGAAGGGCTGGACAAAGGCCACCTTTCCATTACGGACAACGGCGGCAAGGTGCTCTATCAGCCGGAGGAAGACAGCCTGGCCGGCATGAGCACCACGCAGATGGAATACCGCAACCAGATGCAGCGCAACCTGGAGCGCCGCATTGAAGAAATGCTCCAGCCCATCTTCGGCCCCGGCCGGGTCATCGCCAAGGTTAATGCCGAGCTGGATTTCAGCCAGAAGACCATCCGGCGTGAGCTCTTCGACCCGGAAAAAACCGTGGTGCGCAGCGAACAGCGCAGTGAGGAATCCCAGCAGGGCCGTGCCAACCTGGAGGCCGGCTCCCCGGACGTGAACTTTCGCGGCGACGGCATCACGGGCTCTGTGTCCGACCAGAACGGCAGCCGTGAAACCCGCACCACCAACTACGAAATAAACAAGGAAGAGCAGCAGATCGTGGCCAATGTGGGCGACGTGCGCCGCCTGACGGTTGCGGTTCTGCTCGATGGGACGTATGAGAAGAGCAACGGCGCCTGGACTTTTGTGCCGCGCAAGCCTGAAGAGGTTGAGCGCGTGCGGCAGCTCGTATCCAACGCCGTGGGGCTGGACACGGGGCGCGGCGACTCCCTGGAGGTAAGTTCCGCTCCCTTTGCGGATTCGGAACCGCCCAAGGATCCCAATTTCGCCGACATGCTGGCCGACTATGCGGAACGTCTGGGCAAGCCCCTGCTTAAGGCGCTGCTGGCCTTCCTTTTCCTCATGCTTATTGTGCGGCCCGTGGTGCTGGCGCTGATCCGGCCCAAGGTGGAGGCCGGCGAAATGGTGGAGGGGCTGGAAGGCCTGCCCGCCGCCGAAGAGCAGCTTGCGCTCTACGAGGCCCTGGAAGAAAAAGCCAAGACCGACGAAGAAGCCCCGCAGGAAGAGGACGACGACGAGCTTATTTACAAAGATATTGAAGCCCTCAAGGCGCACATCTTCACCCTTTCCGACAACCATATGGAGCAGGTGGTGACCTTGGTGCGCGGCTGGATGAAAAACGATGCAGCAGCCTAA
- a CDS encoding FliH/SctL family protein, translated as MASDQLRKKWGTVFMGEREASEAQLDALQEPALRQRRRQQQEEDYLARVRARAEERAREILGAAYAERQKVLDEARDEAVAAAKALTHEATELRDHARAAQEAARQERESAVQLREEAARLREAAHDEGFQAGMDAAGAELTAFRQELGQSLATLLRRLEKRQDALCASWREDLTALTLAAVEAGTGWLLHSEHEAVLRRLVLEAVNLLEDRTSISVRVHPDDEASVGGLFQAARERAPELRQWVVTGDPNLEPGDLVAESGSGSVDCRRAYFSDMVAGVLTHLTLPQRPEEAAEAAALGDLVAQEAARLAAPDAPAGAESPAAATLHAVAPEAAPAAPEGPASELSAPDAPLSQPAAPTASLEQGIPPVAPGPTSQTAAPPADSSLSAPAASGTMPAELPATDPSAPDPHTATVAASAVPSESPSVAAAAESQSVPPLDEPLAPETAGAAPSAPAAAPSVDGAGAAVSAGADAAAPSAPAETVTPSGLAASSGSGVLPSAAAAPQQSGPSSAHPAAAVAAEPSLAELEEELFPLEEDDAARNVLTQGGFLPGADHER; from the coding sequence ATGGCCTCGGACCAACTGCGCAAAAAATGGGGCACTGTCTTCATGGGCGAGCGGGAAGCCTCCGAGGCCCAGCTCGATGCCCTGCAAGAACCGGCCCTGCGCCAGCGCCGCCGGCAGCAGCAGGAGGAAGACTACCTGGCGCGGGTGCGCGCCAGAGCCGAGGAGCGCGCGCGGGAAATTCTGGGGGCCGCCTATGCCGAGCGTCAGAAGGTGCTGGACGAGGCCCGCGACGAAGCCGTGGCCGCCGCCAAGGCGCTGACCCATGAGGCGACAGAGCTGCGGGACCATGCCCGTGCGGCCCAGGAAGCGGCGCGGCAGGAACGCGAATCGGCCGTACAGCTGCGGGAAGAAGCGGCCCGCCTGCGCGAGGCCGCCCATGACGAGGGCTTTCAGGCCGGTATGGACGCCGCCGGAGCAGAACTGACCGCCTTTCGGCAGGAGCTGGGCCAGAGCCTCGCCACGCTGCTGCGCCGTCTGGAAAAGCGTCAGGACGCCCTCTGCGCCTCCTGGCGCGAAGATCTGACGGCTCTGACCCTGGCCGCCGTGGAGGCGGGCACGGGCTGGCTGCTGCACAGCGAGCATGAGGCCGTTCTGCGCCGTTTGGTGCTGGAGGCCGTCAACCTGCTGGAAGATCGCACCAGCATCAGCGTGCGCGTGCACCCTGATGACGAGGCCTCTGTGGGCGGATTGTTTCAGGCCGCGCGGGAGCGTGCGCCCGAACTGCGTCAGTGGGTGGTCACGGGCGACCCGAACCTGGAACCCGGCGATCTGGTGGCGGAAAGCGGCAGCGGCAGCGTGGATTGCCGCCGGGCCTATTTCAGCGATATGGTGGCGGGCGTGCTGACCCACCTGACCCTGCCCCAGCGCCCCGAAGAAGCTGCGGAAGCCGCCGCCCTGGGTGACCTTGTGGCTCAGGAGGCGGCGCGTCTGGCCGCGCCGGACGCCCCTGCGGGAGCAGAATCCCCTGCTGCAGCAACCCTACACGCGGTGGCGCCGGAGGCCGCGCCTGCAGCTCCGGAAGGACCTGCCAGCGAACTTTCCGCCCCCGACGCGCCTTTGTCGCAACCTGCGGCCCCGACGGCTTCTTTGGAACAGGGTATTCCCCCTGTCGCGCCGGGACCGACTTCTCAGACCGCTGCGCCCCCGGCAGACAGCTCTTTGTCCGCGCCTGCCGCATCCGGCACTATGCCTGCAGAACTCCCCGCCACGGACCCCTCCGCGCCGGACCCTCACACGGCGACTGTGGCGGCATCCGCCGTGCCTTCTGAGTCCCCTTCCGTTGCCGCAGCAGCAGAATCCCAAAGTGTGCCGCCTCTGGACGAACCTCTGGCGCCAGAAACGGCTGGCGCTGCGCCGTCGGCCCCTGCTGCCGCGCCCTCTGTGGACGGTGCCGGCGCTGCTGTTTCCGCCGGAGCGGACGCCGCTGCGCCGTCGGCCCCGGCGGAAACCGTCACGCCTTCCGGTCTGGCCGCGTCGTCCGGTTCAGGTGTGTTGCCTTCCGCCGCAGCAGCGCCGCAGCAATCGGGACCGTCCTCAGCGCATCCGGCCGCAGCGGTTGCGGCCGAACCCAGCCTCGCCGAACTGGAAGAAGAACTTTTTCCGCTGGAAGAAGACGATGCGGCCCGCAACGTGCTCACTCAGGGCGGCTTTCTGCCCGGTGCGGACCATGAACGCTGA
- a CDS encoding FliI/YscN family ATPase: MKLDPQACAKLLRAGDPVRLYGKVNKVVGLVAEGSGLRAPLGAVCHMLPDDGEESGIAAEVVGFRDGNLLFMPYGDMRGIRPGSRIRNTSLPPVFPVGPDLLGRAFDAFGTPLDAGPPVSAEIYTSPLPVGEAARADFSRQMEEQRPFAPTWAAEARQNWQPELAPIYTDPPSPLQRPRITDILDVGVRSVNSLLTLGKGQRVGIMAGSGVGKSTLMGMMARYTRADVNVIALIGERGREVVEFMERDLGPAGMARSVLVIATSDQSPLVRMRAAYAATAVAEYFRDKGMDVLLMMDSVTRFAMAAREVGLAVGEPPTTKGYTPSVFAQLPKLLERAGRSASGTITGIYTVLVDGDDFTEPIADAVRSILDGHIVLTRDLADQGHFPAIDVLRSISRLRSDICQRQDVQAGRVVTRHMSTFRRVEDMVNIGAYAKGSNPEIDAAIVKMPAINAFLQQDVGDPQNLEQSMALLRALADMPASPVPVAEA, from the coding sequence ATGAAGCTGGACCCGCAAGCCTGCGCCAAACTGCTGCGCGCCGGCGACCCCGTGCGCCTTTACGGCAAGGTCAACAAGGTGGTGGGCCTGGTGGCCGAGGGCAGCGGCTTGCGCGCCCCCTTGGGCGCGGTCTGCCACATGTTGCCTGACGACGGGGAAGAAAGCGGCATTGCGGCCGAGGTGGTGGGCTTTCGCGACGGCAATCTGCTATTCATGCCCTATGGGGACATGCGCGGTATCCGCCCCGGCAGCCGCATCCGCAACACCAGCCTTCCTCCGGTCTTTCCCGTAGGGCCGGATTTGCTGGGCCGGGCTTTTGACGCCTTTGGCACGCCCCTGGACGCCGGGCCGCCCGTGAGCGCGGAAATATACACCTCGCCCCTGCCCGTAGGGGAGGCCGCGCGGGCCGATTTCTCCCGCCAGATGGAAGAACAGCGGCCGTTTGCGCCCACATGGGCGGCGGAGGCCCGCCAAAACTGGCAGCCGGAGCTGGCCCCCATCTATACCGACCCGCCGAGCCCCCTGCAGCGCCCCCGCATCACGGACATTCTGGACGTGGGCGTACGTTCGGTGAACAGCCTGCTCACCTTGGGCAAGGGCCAGCGCGTGGGCATCATGGCCGGGTCCGGCGTGGGCAAATCCACCCTCATGGGCATGATGGCCCGTTACACCCGCGCGGACGTTAACGTCATTGCCCTTATCGGCGAACGCGGCCGCGAAGTGGTGGAGTTTATGGAGCGCGACCTGGGCCCCGCGGGCATGGCCCGGTCCGTGCTGGTCATCGCCACCTCCGACCAGTCTCCTCTGGTGCGCATGCGCGCGGCCTATGCGGCCACCGCCGTGGCGGAATACTTTCGCGACAAGGGCATGGACGTGCTCCTGATGATGGATTCCGTCACCCGCTTCGCCATGGCCGCCCGCGAAGTGGGACTGGCCGTGGGCGAACCCCCCACCACCAAAGGCTACACCCCCTCGGTTTTCGCCCAGCTGCCCAAGCTGCTGGAGCGGGCCGGGCGTTCGGCTTCGGGCACCATTACCGGCATCTATACCGTGCTGGTGGACGGCGACGACTTTACCGAACCCATTGCCGACGCCGTGCGTTCCATCCTGGACGGCCATATTGTGCTCACCCGCGACCTGGCCGACCAGGGGCACTTTCCCGCCATCGACGTGCTGCGCTCCATCAGCCGTCTGCGTTCGGACATTTGTCAGCGGCAGGACGTGCAGGCGGGCCGTGTGGTTACCCGCCATATGAGCACCTTCCGCCGGGTGGAGGATATGGTCAATATCGGCGCTTACGCCAAGGGCTCCAACCCGGAAATCGATGCCGCCATAGTCAAGATGCCCGCCATCAACGCCTTTCTTCAGCAAGACGTGGGCGACCCTCAGAATCTGGAACAGAGCATGGCCCTGCTGCGCGCTCTGGCCGATATGCCTGCCTCCCCTGTGCCTGTTGCGGAGGCGTAA
- the fliE gene encoding flagellar hook-basal body complex protein FliE, whose amino-acid sequence MSIQTVGMRAYSDALRHFTQVQSSLQQGAPVSSETLFAKTLDQSLLRDTVDKGENFGAQADFIAYPTQAHTPAAPANSFTDTAKQSLNRVNELQQAKDQAIVDFASGRNQNVHELMITMQKSSLAMKLTTAVRGKVLEAYKELSKMQF is encoded by the coding sequence ATGAGCATCCAGACAGTGGGCATGCGGGCGTACAGCGACGCCCTGCGGCATTTCACCCAGGTGCAGAGTTCGTTGCAGCAGGGTGCGCCCGTGAGCAGCGAAACCCTTTTTGCCAAAACTCTGGACCAGAGCCTTTTGCGCGACACCGTGGACAAAGGGGAAAATTTCGGCGCGCAGGCCGACTTCATCGCCTATCCCACCCAGGCCCACACGCCCGCAGCTCCGGCCAACAGCTTTACAGACACGGCCAAACAGTCCCTCAACCGCGTCAATGAGCTGCAGCAGGCCAAAGACCAGGCTATTGTGGACTTTGCCTCGGGCCGCAACCAGAATGTGCACGAGCTTATGATCACCATGCAGAAATCCAGCCTGGCCATGAAGCTCACCACCGCCGTGCGCGGCAAGGTGCTGGAAGCGTACAAAGAACTTTCCAAAATGCAGTTCTGA
- the fliG gene encoding flagellar motor switch protein FliG gives MELTGKQRIAVLLLAMGDKFTADVFKRMDRQEIAEISKAIVELEPVPRETVEEVLREFHESLVEGVDMIAGGSDTLKRLLVKNVDPETTKYILDSLNLDTGPAPFRELEQVSPRLLAQILRNEHPQTLALILGHLNPDQAANLLTNLPAGVRAEVLMRLARLEAVPEDMLMEVDRVLTSQLIAMGGKEGKKVGGVQSVAEILNAVDRATEEEVLSEIEEDSAQMAEDIRNLMFVFEDCKNIDDRGMRELLKEVPNEQLTLALRGASDELKEKFFKNMSERAGNMIREELEFMGPTKLSDVEGAQQDIVKIVRRLEGENKLVVSRGAGDVFV, from the coding sequence ATGGAGTTGACCGGCAAACAGCGCATTGCTGTGCTCTTGCTCGCCATGGGCGACAAGTTTACGGCCGACGTGTTCAAGCGCATGGACCGGCAAGAGATTGCCGAAATCTCCAAGGCCATTGTAGAGCTGGAGCCCGTGCCGCGCGAAACCGTTGAGGAAGTGCTGCGCGAGTTTCACGAATCCCTGGTAGAGGGCGTGGACATGATCGCCGGCGGTTCCGACACCCTCAAGCGCCTGCTGGTCAAGAACGTGGACCCCGAAACCACCAAGTATATTCTGGATTCCCTCAATCTGGACACGGGACCGGCTCCTTTCCGCGAGCTGGAGCAGGTCAGCCCCCGGTTGCTGGCGCAGATCCTGCGCAACGAACACCCCCAGACCCTGGCCCTCATCCTTGGGCACCTCAACCCCGACCAGGCCGCCAATTTGTTGACAAACCTGCCTGCGGGCGTGCGGGCCGAAGTGCTTATGCGTCTGGCCCGGCTGGAGGCCGTGCCTGAGGATATGCTTATGGAAGTGGACAGGGTGCTCACCAGCCAGCTCATCGCCATGGGCGGCAAGGAAGGCAAAAAGGTGGGCGGCGTGCAGTCCGTGGCAGAAATCCTCAACGCTGTGGACCGTGCCACCGAAGAGGAAGTGCTTTCGGAAATTGAAGAAGACTCCGCCCAGATGGCTGAAGACATCCGCAACCTCATGTTTGTCTTTGAGGACTGCAAGAATATTGACGACCGCGGCATGCGCGAACTGCTCAAGGAAGTGCCCAACGAACAGCTGACCCTGGCCCTGCGCGGCGCCAGCGACGAACTGAAGGAAAAGTTCTTCAAAAACATGTCGGAGCGTGCCGGCAACATGATCCGCGAAGAGCTGGAATTTATGGGCCCCACCAAACTTTCGGACGTAGAGGGCGCACAGCAGGATATCGTCAAGATCGTGCGCCGCCTGGAAGGAGAAAACAAACTTGTCGTCAGCCGCGGTGCGGGCGACGTCTTTGTGTAG
- the flgB gene encoding flagellar basal body rod protein FlgB codes for MKTLFSMPINLTGKVMDMQLQRQNIIAGNIANVETPRYRPRELTFEKELQAALGLDAEGKLSLTSKAHMPTAFDPNTFGPEWDKELKPRVIHGEDRVNIDKEMARHAKNQLQYTALTQIMAKSFEGISSVIQDGKQV; via the coding sequence ATGAAGACCCTGTTTTCCATGCCCATAAATCTGACGGGCAAGGTCATGGACATGCAGTTGCAGCGGCAGAATATCATTGCCGGCAACATCGCCAACGTGGAAACCCCGCGCTACAGGCCGCGCGAGCTGACTTTTGAAAAAGAGCTGCAGGCGGCTCTGGGCCTGGATGCCGAAGGCAAACTGAGCCTCACCAGCAAGGCCCACATGCCCACGGCCTTTGACCCCAATACCTTTGGACCGGAATGGGACAAAGAGCTCAAGCCCCGCGTCATCCACGGCGAGGACAGGGTCAATATTGATAAAGAAATGGCCCGGCACGCCAAAAACCAGCTGCAATACACGGCGTTGACCCAGATCATGGCCAAGTCTTTTGAAGGGATCAGCTCCGTCATTCAGGACGGCAAGCAGGTGTAA
- the ccsA gene encoding cytochrome c biogenesis protein CcsA, with translation MISPEISTGVTLLLYGLASTAGIAGMLARSALWRRTGCWLAVAGFLCQTGMLVLGFHRALPGGLSLGAYLQLMAWFVVLCGIAAWGKLKQEVPLVFAAPLGLMLFAMSAPYLGAVVPVPPSLKAPFYALHIGALFLSLALLALAFAAGALFLFMEGRIKSKQSVKGFWQDMPALSMLDRINALTVLTAFPLYTLGIVAGLIWAKPVFGGVVTGDPKEVVSIVIWALLSVLFNNRITKGWRGRKPAQLAVFIFILCLFSIVVVNTFMETHHAFIRR, from the coding sequence ATGATCTCCCCTGAAATTTCCACCGGCGTCACCCTGCTGCTCTATGGCCTGGCCAGTACGGCGGGCATTGCCGGCATGCTGGCGCGCAGCGCCCTCTGGCGGCGTACGGGCTGTTGGCTGGCCGTGGCCGGTTTTCTGTGCCAGACCGGCATGCTGGTTCTGGGTTTTCACCGGGCTTTGCCCGGCGGCCTGAGCCTGGGGGCCTATCTGCAGCTCATGGCCTGGTTTGTGGTGCTCTGCGGCATAGCGGCCTGGGGCAAGCTCAAGCAGGAAGTTCCCCTGGTTTTCGCCGCGCCGCTGGGGCTCATGCTTTTTGCCATGTCCGCCCCCTATCTGGGGGCCGTAGTGCCTGTGCCGCCTTCGCTCAAGGCGCCCTTCTACGCCCTGCACATCGGCGCGCTCTTTCTGAGTCTGGCCCTGCTGGCCCTGGCCTTTGCCGCCGGAGCGCTGTTCCTGTTTATGGAAGGCCGCATCAAAAGCAAGCAATCGGTCAAAGGCTTCTGGCAGGACATGCCCGCCCTGTCCATGCTGGACAGGATCAACGCCCTTACCGTGCTCACGGCCTTTCCACTCTACACGCTGGGCATTGTGGCGGGGCTTATCTGGGCCAAGCCCGTGTTCGGCGGCGTGGTGACCGGCGACCCTAAGGAGGTTGTCAGCATCGTCATCTGGGCGCTTTTGTCCGTGCTGTTCAACAACCGTATCACCAAGGGCTGGCGGGGCCGCAAACCGGCGCAGCTGGCGGTGTTCATCTTCATCCTCTGTCTTTTTTCCATTGTGGTGGTCAACACCTTTATGGAAACGCACCACGCCTTTATCCGGCGCTGA
- a CDS encoding precorrin-2 dehydrogenase/sirohydrochlorin ferrochelatase family protein: protein MTHNAPLYPVFLALEGRHCLVVGLGQVGRRKLAGLLDCGPASVLVLDTAPPAAAAAPLLRDARVCFARRACTEKDVAGRVLVFAATNSTAENRRVAAWCRRAGVLCNCASAPEEGGFQAPAVARRPPLGVALSTGGASPALARRWRGELETWLVPRARMAVLMGRLRPLILALGAETGQNTLLFRKLAESPLQQWLERNETERCRLWLQEALPPALHAHLAELLHDLP from the coding sequence ATGACGCACAATGCTCCGCTCTACCCCGTTTTTCTCGCTCTGGAGGGCCGCCATTGTCTGGTGGTGGGCCTGGGGCAGGTGGGCAGGCGCAAACTTGCGGGCCTGCTGGACTGCGGCCCGGCCTCGGTGCTGGTGCTGGATACGGCCCCGCCCGCGGCAGCCGCTGCCCCCCTGCTGCGCGACGCACGGGTGTGTTTTGCCCGGCGCGCCTGCACGGAAAAGGATGTGGCGGGCCGCGTTCTGGTTTTTGCCGCCACGAATAGTACCGCGGAAAACCGCCGCGTGGCCGCCTGGTGCCGTCGGGCAGGCGTGCTCTGCAACTGTGCCAGCGCGCCGGAGGAAGGCGGCTTTCAGGCACCCGCCGTGGCCCGCCGCCCCCCTCTGGGCGTAGCCCTTTCCACCGGCGGAGCCAGCCCGGCCCTGGCCCGACGCTGGCGGGGAGAGCTGGAAACCTGGCTGGTCCCGCGCGCGCGCATGGCCGTCCTTATGGGGCGGCTGCGGCCTTTGATCCTTGCCCTGGGCGCGGAAACAGGGCAGAATACCCTATTATTCCGTAAGCTGGCGGAATCCCCTTTGCAGCAGTGGCTGGAGCGGAACGAAACGGAACGTTGCCGCCTTTGGCTGCAGGAAGCGCTGCCGCCGGCCCTGCACGCGCATCTAGCGGAGTTGTTGCATGATCTCCCCTGA
- the hemA gene encoding glutamyl-tRNA reductase has product MDCDIFLVGLNHRTAGVDVRERFALVNCCDPEHWALPCTGAVSESVILSTCNRVELLAAGTGDVPGQMLECWAGARGARVEELAPYVYVHKNLEAVRHLFSVASSLDSMVLGEPQILGQLKTAYRKAVQSHATGVILNRLLHKAFSVAKRVRTETAVASSAVSISYAAVELAKRIFGDMHGHKALLVGAGEMAELAAMHLLQAGIDEILVANRTLVRGQELARQFQGRAVPFDSMAEHLTSVDIIITSTGSQEPIIRARDIRAVLKARKNRPMFFIDIAVPRDIDPDVNGLDNVYLYDIDDLKEVVEENLASRRDEAAKAAEIVNEEVLAFSHWLSSLDVQPTIVALIERSERMAQEELAKTLKRLGPVDEETREALEALVGSLVRKMNHDPIMFLKNGGMAQEGNGQRISLTRRVFGLDKTDCKYMEEQ; this is encoded by the coding sequence ATGGACTGCGACATCTTTCTTGTGGGCCTGAACCACCGCACGGCCGGTGTTGACGTGCGCGAACGCTTTGCCCTGGTCAACTGCTGCGACCCTGAGCACTGGGCCCTGCCCTGTACGGGCGCGGTGAGCGAAAGCGTGATACTCTCCACCTGTAACCGCGTGGAGCTGCTGGCGGCGGGCACGGGCGACGTGCCCGGCCAGATGCTGGAATGCTGGGCCGGCGCGCGCGGCGCCAGGGTGGAAGAGCTGGCCCCCTATGTCTATGTGCACAAGAATCTGGAGGCAGTGCGGCATTTGTTTTCCGTGGCTTCCAGCCTTGATTCCATGGTGCTGGGCGAGCCGCAGATTCTGGGGCAGCTCAAGACCGCCTACCGCAAAGCCGTGCAGAGCCACGCCACGGGCGTCATCCTCAACCGGCTGCTGCACAAGGCCTTCTCTGTGGCCAAACGCGTGCGCACCGAAACGGCCGTGGCCTCCAGCGCTGTATCCATCAGCTATGCCGCCGTGGAGCTTGCCAAACGCATCTTCGGCGACATGCACGGGCACAAGGCCCTGCTGGTGGGCGCGGGCGAAATGGCCGAGCTGGCCGCCATGCACCTGCTGCAGGCGGGCATTGACGAAATTCTGGTGGCCAACCGCACCCTGGTTCGCGGTCAGGAGCTGGCCCGCCAGTTTCAAGGCCGCGCTGTACCCTTTGACAGCATGGCCGAACACCTCACCAGCGTGGACATCATCATCACCTCCACGGGTTCGCAGGAGCCCATCATCCGCGCCCGCGACATCCGCGCCGTGCTCAAGGCCCGTAAAAACCGGCCCATGTTCTTCATTGACATTGCCGTGCCCCGCGATATCGACCCGGACGTCAACGGCCTCGACAACGTTTACCTCTACGATATCGACGACCTTAAAGAAGTAGTTGAAGAAAACCTGGCCTCCCGCCGAGACGAGGCCGCCAAAGCGGCGGAAATCGTCAATGAGGAAGTGCTGGCCTTCTCTCACTGGCTGTCTTCGCTGGACGTGCAGCCCACCATTGTGGCGCTTATCGAACGCAGCGAACGCATGGCGCAGGAAGAGCTGGCCAAGACGCTCAAACGCCTGGGCCCGGTGGATGAGGAAACCCGCGAGGCTCTGGAGGCCCTGGTAGGCTCCCTGGTGCGCAAGATGAACCACGACCCCATCATGTTTCTCAAAAACGGGGGCATGGCCCAGGAAGGCAACGGCCAGCGCATCAGCCTGACGCGCCGGGTCTTCGGTCTGGACAAAACAGACTGTAAGTACATGGAGGAACAGTGA
- the flgC gene encoding flagellar basal body rod protein FlgC: protein MDFLTAFDISASGLAADRTRINTISMNLANAKTTRTPQGGPYRRRSVLQQTADVDDPFSIHMRSALDREVKGVRVMAVTVDNRPLKRVYEPGHPDADAQGYVSYPDINVVEEMANLMTAQRNYEANVTTAEALKGMYVKALEIGK, encoded by the coding sequence ATGGATTTTCTTACAGCATTCGACATCAGCGCTTCGGGCCTTGCAGCGGACCGCACGCGCATCAATACCATTTCCATGAACCTGGCCAACGCCAAAACCACCCGCACGCCCCAGGGCGGCCCTTACCGGCGGCGCAGCGTGCTGCAGCAGACCGCGGATGTGGATGATCCCTTTTCCATCCATATGCGTTCGGCTCTGGACCGGGAGGTCAAAGGCGTGCGCGTTATGGCCGTGACCGTAGACAACCGCCCGCTCAAGCGCGTCTACGAACCGGGGCACCCGGATGCCGACGCTCAGGGATATGTGTCCTACCCGGACATCAACGTGGTGGAGGAGATGGCCAACCTCATGACCGCCCAACGCAACTATGAAGCCAACGTCACCACGGCGGAGGCGCTTAAGGGCATGTACGTCAAGGCTCTGGAAATAGGCAAATAA
- a CDS encoding flagellar M-ring protein FliF: MQQPKQQKTARLPAASSGAAPSLTQLRALRLAQKESNQRIEELKMRLFRITEQHMDQAVRLVRRWMTDKE; the protein is encoded by the coding sequence ATGCAGCAGCCTAAACAGCAAAAAACGGCGCGTCTGCCCGCCGCTAGCAGCGGCGCGGCCCCCTCGCTCACGCAGTTGCGGGCGCTGCGCCTGGCGCAGAAAGAGAGCAACCAGCGTATTGAGGAACTGAAAATGCGGCTTTTTCGCATTACAGAGCAGCATATGGACCAGGCCGTACGTTTGGTGCGGCGCTGGATGACGGACAAGGAATGA